One part of the Streptomyces lienomycini genome encodes these proteins:
- a CDS encoding CHAT domain-containing protein — MVFAAPGEALTRAEELLGADPPPLHASVAHQVIGIWQRDFGDTRRALAHLRRARDLAARADSAEREADVLATLGVALVHAGRTRAGLAAFERGVARGSGHTRARVLYRRAYVWWVLGRHGEALEDVRRAIPVLRQAEDVIWTARALTLRATVHLALGSVERADADFTAAEALWDTTGQEHDKADAVESRGLAAFRAGDVPAALRLLDEAEERYAKLGTPTFMLTIRRCEVLMAAGLATEALTEADAAVAALDGIGGQSTRKAELLLVAARAARLAGEPQTALARAAVAVRLFAGQRRTWYETHARLVLIEARVATGRGSGRLVADAAAVAERLVAFGAPAAPEASLLAGRIALDLGWTADAERHLAVAARSRHSGPPLARMTGWAAQALRARAAGSARGVLEACRRGLDVLDDHRMTLGASELRARATAQGAELAALAQRASLVSGGPRRLLGWSERWRATVLSAPPTRPPADPVLLSTMTAFRELASRADEARSEGGRPAPALEREQRRLEREIRSRTLHMRGEAPGDGDRFDVARLLRRLGDDVRLVELAVLDGRVHVLLCGQGRVRRFEAGLLAEAEGEAEHVQAGLRRLAHPGAEARLPLVEAAGARLQELLLGPAAAHLGSGPVVVVPPGRLHRVPWALLPALRERVLSVSPSASSWLRARDTAPPPGGRQLLVRGPGLASGGAEVPELSARYAGTRPRGGSAAEPRPPGAPAGTREPLPRGDRRSHGEHLDQREQGEQGIRGERSRTHAVPPDGGTPRDPRPVDGGAGDARSARSALREDGGSERGRPGGGGRGLPDVPGDGAAPRGGTVVLEGDDARVPRVLRELDGAALAHIAAHGTFRADSPLFSSLRMADGPLIVHDFERLDRSPYRIILPCCDTARFASVGADELLGLVTALLPLGTAGVVACTAPVNDAAVVPLMLALHKGLDAGLSLAEALRDARAALPGDAVHQATGWAFSAFGAA, encoded by the coding sequence ATGGTGTTCGCCGCCCCGGGCGAAGCGCTGACGCGGGCGGAGGAGTTGCTGGGCGCCGATCCCCCGCCGCTGCACGCCTCGGTCGCCCATCAGGTGATCGGTATCTGGCAGCGGGACTTCGGCGACACCCGCCGGGCCCTGGCCCATCTGCGCCGCGCCCGTGACCTCGCCGCCCGTGCCGACTCCGCCGAACGGGAGGCGGACGTCCTGGCCACGCTCGGGGTGGCGCTGGTGCACGCGGGGCGTACGCGGGCGGGGCTGGCCGCGTTCGAGCGCGGCGTGGCGCGCGGGAGCGGGCACACGCGGGCGCGGGTGCTGTACCGGCGTGCGTACGTGTGGTGGGTGCTGGGCCGGCACGGCGAGGCGCTGGAGGACGTGCGGCGGGCGATCCCGGTGCTGCGGCAGGCCGAGGACGTGATCTGGACGGCGCGGGCGCTGACCCTGCGGGCGACCGTGCATCTGGCGCTCGGCTCGGTGGAGCGGGCGGACGCCGACTTCACCGCCGCGGAGGCGCTGTGGGACACCACGGGCCAGGAGCACGACAAGGCCGACGCGGTGGAGAGCCGGGGGCTGGCGGCGTTCCGTGCCGGTGACGTGCCGGCGGCGCTGCGGCTCCTCGACGAGGCGGAGGAGCGGTACGCGAAGCTGGGCACGCCGACGTTCATGCTCACCATCCGGCGCTGCGAGGTGCTGATGGCGGCGGGTCTCGCCACGGAGGCGCTGACCGAGGCGGACGCGGCGGTCGCCGCGCTGGACGGGATCGGCGGGCAGTCCACCCGCAAGGCGGAGCTGCTGCTGGTGGCGGCGCGGGCGGCCCGGCTGGCGGGCGAGCCGCAGACCGCGCTCGCGCGCGCGGCCGTCGCGGTACGGCTGTTCGCCGGGCAGCGGCGCACCTGGTACGAGACGCACGCCCGGCTGGTGCTGATCGAGGCGCGGGTCGCCACGGGCCGCGGGTCGGGCCGGCTGGTCGCGGACGCGGCCGCGGTGGCGGAGCGGCTGGTGGCCTTCGGGGCGCCGGCCGCGCCGGAGGCGTCGCTGCTGGCGGGCCGGATCGCGCTGGACCTCGGCTGGACGGCGGACGCGGAGCGGCACCTTGCGGTGGCCGCGCGCAGCCGGCACAGCGGGCCGCCGCTGGCCCGGATGACGGGCTGGGCGGCGCAGGCCCTGCGGGCGCGGGCGGCCGGGTCGGCGCGGGGCGTGCTGGAGGCCTGCCGGCGCGGCCTGGACGTCCTCGACGACCACCGGATGACGCTGGGCGCCTCGGAGTTGCGGGCCCGGGCCACCGCGCAGGGCGCGGAGCTGGCGGCGTTGGCGCAGCGCGCGTCGCTGGTGTCGGGCGGACCGCGGCGGTTGCTCGGGTGGAGCGAGCGCTGGCGGGCTACGGTGCTGTCGGCGCCGCCGACCCGGCCGCCCGCCGACCCGGTGCTGCTGAGCACCATGACGGCGTTCCGGGAGCTGGCCTCCCGCGCGGACGAGGCCCGCTCGGAGGGCGGCCGGCCCGCTCCCGCCCTGGAGCGCGAACAGCGGCGCCTGGAACGGGAGATCCGCTCCCGCACCCTGCACATGCGGGGCGAGGCGCCCGGCGACGGCGACCGGTTCGACGTGGCGCGGCTGCTGCGGCGGCTGGGCGACGACGTACGGCTGGTGGAGCTGGCGGTGCTCGACGGGCGGGTGCACGTACTGCTGTGCGGGCAGGGGCGGGTACGACGGTTCGAGGCCGGGCTGCTGGCCGAGGCGGAGGGCGAGGCCGAGCACGTACAGGCCGGTCTGCGGCGGCTGGCCCATCCGGGGGCGGAGGCACGCCTGCCGTTGGTGGAGGCGGCGGGCGCGCGTCTTCAGGAGTTGCTGCTCGGACCCGCCGCGGCGCACCTCGGTTCCGGCCCGGTCGTCGTGGTCCCGCCGGGCCGGCTGCACCGGGTGCCGTGGGCCCTGCTGCCCGCGCTGCGCGAACGGGTCCTTAGCGTGTCGCCGTCGGCGAGCAGTTGGCTGCGGGCGAGGGACACGGCTCCCCCGCCCGGCGGCCGCCAGCTCCTGGTCCGCGGCCCGGGACTGGCGAGCGGCGGTGCCGAGGTGCCGGAACTCTCCGCCCGGTACGCCGGGACGCGGCCGCGGGGAGGGAGCGCGGCGGAGCCGCGACCGCCGGGAGCCCCGGCAGGAACGCGGGAGCCGCTGCCGCGGGGGGACCGCCGGAGCCACGGGGAGCACCTGGACCAGAGGGAGCAAGGGGAGCAAGGGATCCGTGGGGAGCGGTCCCGGACACATGCGGTGCCGCCGGACGGCGGCACGCCGCGGGACCCCCGGCCCGTCGACGGCGGCGCGGGGGACGCTCGGTCCGCTCGGTCCGCTCTCCGGGAAGACGGTGGTTCGGAACGTGGGCGTCCCGGCGGTGGCGGGCGCGGGCTGCCGGACGTACCCGGGGACGGCGCCGCCCCCCGAGGCGGGACCGTCGTGCTGGAGGGCGACGACGCGCGGGTGCCCCGGGTGCTGCGGGAGCTGGACGGGGCCGCGTTGGCACACATCGCGGCGCACGGCACGTTCCGTGCGGACAGTCCCCTGTTCTCCTCGCTGCGGATGGCGGACGGGCCGCTCATCGTGCACGACTTCGAACGGCTGGACCGCAGCCCGTACCGGATCATCCTGCCGTGCTGCGACACCGCACGCTTCGCGTCCGTCGGCGCCGACGAGCTGCTCGGCCTGGTCACCGCGCTGCTGCCGCTGGGCACGGCCGGGGTGGTGGCGTGCACGGCGCCGGTCAACGACGCCGCGGTGGTGCCGCTGATGCTCGCGCTGCACAAGGGGCTGGACGCCGGCCTGTCCCTGGCGGAGGCGCTGCGCGACGCCCGGGCCGCGCTGCCGGGCGACGCGGTGCACCAGGCGACGGGCTGGGCCTTCTCGGCCTTCGGGGCGGCCTGA